DNA sequence from the Candidatus Paceibacterota bacterium genome:
ATTATTTAAATTTATGATCTTGATAAGACGCTTTTCGCTAATTGCTTTCGATAAAATAACTTTCTTGTTTCCTCAACAAGCACAATCAATATCGCTACCGGCACAATTGCCATCCAATCGGAAAGATTAAGTGGTACGGTTTTCAGAAATGTATTCATCGCTGGGGTATAAATAGCGAGCAGTTGAAGCAAAACAACAAGAACAGTTGAGCCCACTAAATATTTGTTAGAGAACGGATTCATCTTGAAAATAGACTTGTTGTCGGAACGGCAATTCCACGCATTAAACCATTGGAAGGCGGCTAGAACGGTAAGAGATATTGTCCAGGCTTTCGCCAAGTCGGCTTCGTAGTAATTGTTGAAAAGATAGAGTGTCCCGATAGCCATCACTACAGACATAAGCACCATTCTCTTTGCCATCAGTTTATCAACGAGATATTTCTTTGGCTTCTCAAGCTTGCCGTTGAGCAAATGATGCTCTTTGGGTTCCATGGCGAGCGATACATCAAGAAAACCGTCTGTAACAAAATTCAACCAGATGATCTGCGCCGCCAAGATTGGGAGTGGATATCCCAGAATAAGCGCGCCGATAATCGCAAAGACCTCGCCCATGCTGGTAGAAAAAAGATAGAGGATAACTTTCTTGATAGTTTTGTAAATACTGCGACCTTCTTCAATCGCTGGCACAATACTTTCCAAGTTGTCGTCGAGCAAGACGATGTCAGACGCTTCCTTTGCCACCTCAGTTCCAATATTACCCATTGCCACTCCGAGATCGGCGGCAACGAGAGAAGGCGCGTCGTTCACACCATCTCCAGTCATGGCCACCACTTCGCCTCGAGCACGGTAGGCCCCGATAATTTTCATCTTGTGTTCCGGATTCACCCGAGCAAACACCGAGACTGTTTTCAGTCTTTCTGACAATTCTGTATCAGACATATTGTCAATTTCCGGTCCGGTAACGACTTCGTCGCCTTCATGCCAGATGCCTATTTCTTTGGCTATAGCTTGGGCAGTTATCCTGTGATCGCCAGTGATCATCACCACTTTCACTCCGGCCATTTCTGCTTTCTTAATAGCCGAAGCCGCTTCGGGTCTGGTCGCGTCTTTCATACCGTAGAAGCCAACAAAAGCAAGATTTTTTATTTTTTCAGGTTTAAGTGTTTTGCCTACGTCCGGATCAATTGCAAAAGCCACGACACGCAAACCTTCCTGTGACATTGTGTAAAAAACAGACTCAAGATTTTTCCGATCCGCAGATGTCATTTCTTTACGTTTGCCATCCGACCAGACGGTCTCAGATAATTCCAAAATAACTTCGGGAGCACCGACAGTAGTTAGAAAATTCTTGCCATCAACAGCGTGAAGCATGGCGTGATACTTGAGCCGATAGTCAAATGGCAGTTCTCCAACAACAGCGGATTCTCGTTCGAGGTCTTCTTTGTGGAAACCGAGCTTTTGCGAGAGGACAAGCATGGCCGCTTCGGTCGGATCTCCACTGATTCGGAAACGCTTGTCTTCTTCGGAATACATCACTCTGGCACTAGCGCAAAAAGCAC
Encoded proteins:
- a CDS encoding HAD-IC family P-type ATPase — encoded protein: MSTSWHTKSSTAVIEELQTSEHGLSNAEATLRLKQYGQNKLPEAKADGIFTIFLHQFQSPLIYILVAASIVVFVIGEVVDGSIILAVLLFNAIVGTIQEGKAQNTLLALKKFVETKATVLRDDKEIIIPDTELVPGDILILQEGEKVPADMRVIVSHNLKVDEAALTGESEPVHKTSEREAAGETIGQYKNMVYKGTNIVAGNGRAVVVATGSQTTIGAIASKIALVNTEIPLKTNIRYLSRLIIATVAVVSVMIFTLGIVVGKPVKDMFTTIVSLSVSIVPEGLPIVVTLILAMGVWRMSKRNALVKKLQAVEALGQASIIAVDKTGTITKNELVIQKVYVEDKMFDIGGVGYESTGSISLNGRITDAANHSELLLAGKIGAFCASARVMYSEEDKRFRISGDPTEAAMLVLSQKLGFHKEDLERESAVVGELPFDYRLKYHAMLHAVDGKNFLTTVGAPEVILELSETVWSDGKRKEMTSADRKNLESVFYTMSQEGLRVVAFAIDPDVGKTLKPEKIKNLAFVGFYGMKDATRPEAASAIKKAEMAGVKVVMITGDHRITAQAIAKEIGIWHEGDEVVTGPEIDNMSDTELSERLKTVSVFARVNPEHKMKIIGAYRARGEVVAMTGDGVNDAPSLVAADLGVAMGNIGTEVAKEASDIVLLDDNLESIVPAIEEGRSIYKTIKKVILYLFSTSMGEVFAIIGALILGYPLPILAAQIIWLNFVTDGFLDVSLAMEPKEHHLLNGKLEKPKKYLVDKLMAKRMVLMSVVMAIGTLYLFNNYYEADLAKAWTISLTVLAAFQWFNAWNCRSDNKSIFKMNPFSNKYLVGSTVLVVLLQLLAIYTPAMNTFLKTVPLNLSDWMAIVPVAILIVLVEETRKLFYRKQLAKSVLSRS